A region of Bacteroidia bacterium DNA encodes the following proteins:
- a CDS encoding aminotransferase class III-fold pyridoxal phosphate-dependent enzyme: protein MKDTEQIIQDNLNYTLFPWSKQKIVPLVIERANGVYLYEPSGKRYLDFSSQLVNMNIGHGDSRVSEAIMKQMQMFSHLNPAIATAVRGRVGKALAKIAPKGLTKTFFTLGGAEAIENAIKIARMYSGKHKIIARYRAYHGATYGAMTAGGDPRKLPADSQQMPGVIHVEDPYCYRCPWGQQPNSCHRECVQHIERIIEFEGPKNIAAILMEGESGSSGCIKYPLDYWQQLRKIADKYNILLICDEIMSGFGRTGEWFGISRSGVSPDIMCFAKGLTCGYLPLGGVMVSDTIAHHFDENPLMIGLTYAAHPVSLAAAEAVLQIYESDKLIENTRNIEQFINQEMEKLSQKHLSIGDFRNTGLLGCIELVTNRKTKQPLVPFNTKPEEMGPINQIAAKLKELGLYAFVRWNYIFIAPPLTITQEQASEGLQMISQALEIADSYYKE from the coding sequence ATGAAAGATACAGAGCAAATCATTCAGGATAACCTCAATTATACATTATTTCCTTGGAGCAAACAAAAGATAGTGCCTTTGGTGATAGAGCGTGCTAACGGAGTTTATTTGTATGAGCCTTCTGGGAAACGCTATTTAGATTTTTCTTCCCAATTGGTAAATATGAATATTGGGCATGGTGATAGCCGTGTTTCGGAGGCTATTATGAAGCAGATGCAGATGTTTAGCCATTTGAATCCGGCTATAGCTACTGCGGTGCGTGGTCGGGTGGGAAAGGCTTTGGCTAAGATTGCTCCCAAGGGACTGACAAAGACTTTTTTTACCCTTGGCGGTGCTGAAGCCATTGAAAATGCTATAAAAATTGCTCGTATGTATTCAGGAAAGCACAAAATTATAGCTCGTTATCGGGCATATCATGGTGCTACTTACGGTGCGATGACTGCCGGCGGAGACCCCCGCAAACTGCCCGCAGATAGCCAACAAATGCCCGGCGTAATTCACGTAGAAGACCCATATTGCTACCGGTGTCCTTGGGGGCAGCAACCCAACTCCTGCCACCGAGAATGTGTTCAACATATAGAACGAATTATCGAATTTGAAGGCCCTAAAAATATCGCCGCTATCCTCATGGAAGGCGAATCAGGGTCATCAGGTTGCATTAAATATCCACTGGATTATTGGCAACAGTTGAGAAAAATCGCAGATAAATACAATATTTTGTTGATATGTGATGAGATAATGAGCGGCTTCGGCCGTACCGGTGAATGGTTCGGTATCAGCCGCAGCGGCGTTTCTCCCGATATTATGTGCTTTGCTAAAGGCTTAACCTGTGGCTACTTACCGCTTGGAGGCGTTATGGTATCGGATACAATAGCACACCACTTTGATGAAAACCCATTGATGATTGGGCTGACTTATGCTGCCCACCCGGTATCTTTAGCCGCAGCAGAGGCCGTCTTACAAATCTATGAATCTGATAAACTCATCGAAAATACCCGAAACATAGAGCAGTTTATCAACCAAGAAATGGAAAAACTATCCCAAAAACATCTTTCTATTGGAGACTTTAGGAATACCGGCCTTTTGGGCTGCATAGAATTGGTAACCAACCGAAAAACCAAACAGCCGCTTGTGCCCTTCAATACTAAGCCCGAAGAAATGGGACCCATAAACCAAATAGCCGCTAAACTAAAAGAACTTGGCCTCTATGCATTCGTTCGTTGGAACTACATTTTCATAGCTCCACCGCTAACGATTACCCAAGAACAAGCATCCGAAGGACTTCAAATGATTTCACAAGCCCTTGAAATAGCAGATTCTTACTACAAAGAATAA
- a CDS encoding cytochrome b/b6 domain-containing protein yields the protein MSSTQKFTALHRLLHWLIAMAMPILFITGFLRMYWMSGNSIVGAIQDNIPNVELSREQMRNIVGSIREPMWEWHEIFAHVVIFSFIARIIYMFVKKIQFPNLFTAKSIKEKMQGFTYVFFYLFLFLSAVTGVCIEKDFFSEWGETIETVHKWGIYWFPIFILLHLSGIVIAEFTDKKGIVSKMIGGD from the coding sequence ATGAGTTCAACTCAAAAATTCACGGCATTACACCGGCTATTGCATTGGCTTATCGCAATGGCAATGCCTATTCTCTTCATTACCGGATTTCTAAGAATGTACTGGATGAGCGGAAATTCAATTGTTGGTGCCATTCAAGACAATATTCCAAATGTAGAACTCAGTAGAGAACAGATGCGGAATATCGTAGGCAGCATTCGAGAACCTATGTGGGAATGGCATGAAATATTTGCTCACGTTGTGATATTTTCATTTATTGCTCGCATTATCTATATGTTTGTCAAAAAAATCCAATTTCCAAACCTATTTACCGCAAAGAGCATAAAAGAAAAGATGCAAGGATTTACGTATGTTTTTTTCTACTTATTTTTATTTCTTTCTGCCGTTACCGGAGTATGTATCGAAAAAGATTTTTTTTCTGAATGGGGAGAAACCATCGAAACAGTTCATAAATGGGGAATTTATTGGTTTCCCATTTTTATATTGCTGCATCTATCCGGGATTGTAATAGCAGAGTTTACAGATAAAAAAGGTATTGTATCCAAAATGATTGGTGGAGATTAA
- a CDS encoding NAD kinase codes for MKIAIYGKTTKNTNFTILGDFLYFLHSQQIDYVLHEEYASELRSQPFFKEHLGIIQNIFRDISDIQDIDFFYCIGGDGTLLNAVRFLKHFTVPVVGVNAGRLGFLTPIQQQAIEEVTVELLNNAWKLDERSLIELSSYPEIFADWNFGLNEITIHKAISNEMIVVHTFVNGEFLNSYWCDGLIVSTPTGSTAYNLACGGPLISPNSGTFVLTPIAPHSLTVRPIIVADSSVISFQIESRSGNALVAIDNRTEIVPAKIELAVRKSIHKLHLVRAGSRTFFSTLRSRLNWGLDPRN; via the coding sequence ATGAAAATTGCTATTTACGGAAAGACTACCAAAAACACCAATTTTACAATATTGGGAGATTTTTTGTACTTTCTGCATTCCCAACAAATTGATTATGTACTTCATGAAGAGTATGCTTCCGAACTACGTTCGCAGCCATTTTTCAAAGAACATCTGGGAATTATCCAAAACATTTTTCGAGATATTTCTGATATTCAGGACATTGATTTCTTTTATTGCATTGGCGGAGACGGCACGCTTTTAAATGCAGTTCGGTTTCTAAAGCATTTTACAGTTCCGGTAGTAGGCGTAAATGCCGGTAGATTAGGTTTTTTAACTCCTATTCAGCAGCAAGCTATTGAGGAAGTTACGGTAGAACTATTAAATAATGCTTGGAAATTAGATGAGCGTTCTTTGATAGAACTTTCATCTTATCCGGAAATTTTTGCAGATTGGAATTTTGGCCTAAACGAAATCACCATTCATAAGGCGATTTCTAATGAAATGATTGTGGTACACACTTTTGTAAATGGGGAATTTTTAAATTCCTATTGGTGTGATGGCTTGATTGTTTCTACGCCCACGGGTTCTACGGCCTACAACCTTGCTTGTGGGGGGCCATTAATAAGCCCCAATTCAGGGACGTTTGTTTTAACCCCAATTGCACCGCACTCTTTAACAGTACGCCCGATTATTGTAGCTGATTCCAGTGTTATTTCGTTTCAGATAGAAAGCCGATCCGGAAATGCTTTGGTAGCAATTGATAACCGTACAGAAATTGTTCCAGCAAAGATAGAGCTCGCTGTACGGAAATCAATTCACAAATTACATTTAGTAAGAGCCGGTTCCCGTACTTTCTTTAGTACTTTACGTTCCCGTTTGAATTGGGGGTTAGACCCCAGAAATTAA